A genomic stretch from Halococcus saccharolyticus DSM 5350 includes:
- a CDS encoding PGF-CTERM sorting domain-containing protein — protein MTKAGHSALMTVVIVVSAVAAVAVGGPTAAALNADTAAPYPHSPGTNVQEFPVSVVTQQSDAVVQNGMGSMTLDFGADNSFDGSVSNVSTDDVGVTIVGSDNQRTIGAFEVAESANGAIALNFTQRVPVGAGDRILVEVANMSTPTSDGDYSVGVSTTTPDGTTDGPVSVGYRVESASLSFPNQSASQFNDTQSISLSGVVPNAGYIGVFTVAENGSRGQLVGNTEPIIAQYTPRNYTVALNGNVNESQRLEAVVFYETTGGTQDERLNGSLDPAEDAVVTNNGVPANATGYVTTIDADGRVGAGSEYGQGARLYFDQGEASTGYQVQAVENGSLGDVVTQFETAANGSSVIATTGFAEGQYAITRLDDGSVVSLDNDSTTGAQDDSFFVTGTGGAATTTENGSAEANATTANGTSEATAETDAADGTEDGATEDADEATTAAGEDGDNGSAGNATGNESGDGGSGAFGPGFGPVVAVIALLAAALVAARRKR, from the coding sequence ATGACGAAGGCAGGACACAGCGCGTTGATGACGGTCGTGATCGTCGTATCGGCGGTCGCAGCCGTTGCGGTCGGCGGTCCCACCGCGGCGGCGCTCAACGCCGACACGGCTGCACCGTATCCTCACTCGCCAGGAACGAACGTTCAGGAGTTCCCCGTCTCGGTCGTCACCCAACAAAGCGACGCCGTCGTCCAGAACGGCATGGGATCGATGACCCTCGACTTCGGGGCAGACAACAGCTTCGACGGGAGCGTCTCGAACGTGAGCACCGACGACGTCGGCGTGACGATCGTCGGTTCGGACAACCAGCGGACGATCGGCGCGTTCGAGGTAGCCGAAAGCGCGAACGGGGCGATCGCGCTCAACTTCACCCAGCGAGTACCGGTTGGAGCCGGCGACCGCATCCTCGTCGAGGTTGCCAACATGAGCACGCCGACCAGCGACGGTGACTACTCGGTGGGTGTGTCGACCACGACGCCGGATGGCACGACCGACGGTCCCGTGTCGGTCGGCTACCGGGTGGAGTCCGCATCGCTGTCGTTCCCGAACCAGAGCGCCTCCCAGTTCAACGACACCCAGTCGATCTCGCTGTCGGGTGTCGTGCCGAACGCCGGCTACATCGGGGTGTTCACCGTCGCCGAGAACGGCTCACGTGGCCAGCTCGTCGGCAACACCGAGCCGATCATCGCACAGTACACTCCACGGAACTACACCGTGGCGCTCAACGGCAACGTCAACGAGAGCCAGCGCCTCGAAGCCGTGGTCTTCTACGAGACTACCGGCGGCACCCAAGACGAGCGGCTCAACGGGAGCCTCGATCCGGCCGAGGACGCGGTGGTGACCAACAACGGCGTTCCCGCGAACGCGACCGGGTACGTCACCACGATCGACGCCGACGGCCGAGTTGGAGCCGGCAGCGAGTACGGTCAGGGCGCACGGCTCTACTTCGACCAGGGTGAGGCGAGCACGGGTTATCAGGTTCAAGCGGTCGAGAACGGCTCACTCGGCGACGTCGTGACCCAGTTCGAGACGGCAGCCAACGGCTCATCGGTGATCGCGACGACTGGGTTCGCCGAGGGCCAGTACGCGATCACTCGGCTCGACGACGGTTCTGTCGTGAGTCTCGACAACGACAGCACCACCGGTGCGCAGGACGACAGCTTCTTCGTCACCGGAACGGGTGGCGCAGCCACCACAACGGAGAACGGCTCCGCTGAGGCGAACGCCACGACGGCGAACGGAACGAGCGAGGCGACGGCCGAGACCGATGCGGCGGACGGCACCGAAGACGGAGCAACCGAGGACGCAGACGAGGCGACGACCGCTGCCGGCGAGGACGGCGACAACGGAAGCGCCGGCAACGCGACGGGCAACGAAAGCGGTGACGGCGGCAGCGGGGCGTTCGGGCCGGGCTTCGGTCCGGTGGTGGCCGTGATCGCGCTGCTCGCGGCCGCACTGGTCGCCGCGCGCCGTAAACGATAG
- a CDS encoding PGF-CTERM sorting domain-containing protein has protein sequence MIRKFTTVAVVAVVVVSAVGGVALLGGSAAAYEGNAASTYPLTPGTSTLGTALYAVKPDDAAAENGIETITLDVGSEASVANVTNEDVEVAIRGGTLFQIENVNVSSSEDGSQLEITLPRTIQPQLGSGAGAGAEVAVKFRNFTTPSEPGTYSIEGTVTTPDGETDGPASVSYTVSQPELSFPDQDLSQFSESQQLNLTASIPGGGYVGVFTTTDDGSQGRLVGTTDISTSPQPANYTIDVSGEISSSQDLTAVAYTESTGLSVSIRQNQTFDPEEDDPLVVDGELLNATASISTLDVDGRLQAGGEYDQGERLYFDQGEASTGYQISRIEGGEIGPSATQFQTAANGTAIVDTTALDEGQYAITRVDDGSLVSLDNDSTTGPGDDSFLVTGQQAGPANGTNASANGTTNATATETANTTTESANATGDPDGENATETTVETSTAAATTTAAATEETNATAAQTDAGETNGSGQATEEGGPGFTAIAAVVAVLAAALLATRRR, from the coding sequence ATGATACGGAAATTTACTACTGTAGCAGTCGTCGCGGTGGTAGTGGTATCGGCGGTTGGTGGCGTCGCTCTCCTCGGCGGCTCCGCGGCCGCCTACGAGGGGAACGCAGCGTCGACGTACCCGCTAACACCGGGGACGAGCACACTCGGAACGGCGCTGTACGCGGTCAAGCCGGATGACGCCGCCGCCGAAAACGGGATCGAGACGATCACGCTCGACGTCGGCAGCGAGGCCAGTGTCGCGAACGTGACCAACGAGGACGTCGAGGTCGCGATCCGCGGCGGCACGCTGTTCCAGATCGAGAACGTCAACGTCTCGTCGAGCGAGGACGGCAGCCAGCTCGAAATCACGCTCCCGCGAACCATCCAGCCTCAGCTCGGTTCCGGGGCGGGTGCGGGTGCGGAGGTCGCGGTCAAGTTCCGCAACTTCACGACGCCGAGCGAGCCGGGCACCTACTCCATCGAGGGAACCGTCACGACGCCCGACGGCGAAACTGACGGGCCGGCGTCGGTCTCGTACACGGTGAGCCAGCCCGAACTCTCCTTCCCCGATCAGGACCTCTCGCAGTTCAGCGAGAGTCAGCAGCTCAACCTCACGGCGTCGATCCCGGGTGGAGGATACGTCGGGGTGTTCACCACGACTGACGACGGCTCCCAGGGTCGACTTGTCGGCACGACCGACATCTCGACCAGCCCGCAACCGGCGAACTACACCATCGACGTGAGTGGGGAAATCTCGTCGAGCCAAGACCTCACCGCGGTCGCGTACACCGAATCAACGGGACTGTCCGTCAGTATTCGTCAGAACCAGACATTCGACCCCGAAGAGGACGACCCACTCGTGGTCGACGGTGAACTCCTGAACGCGACGGCGTCGATCTCGACGCTCGACGTCGACGGGCGGCTCCAGGCCGGCGGCGAGTACGACCAGGGCGAGCGACTCTACTTCGACCAGGGTGAGGCGAGCACGGGCTATCAGATCAGCCGGATCGAAGGCGGCGAGATCGGCCCGTCGGCGACCCAGTTCCAGACCGCCGCGAACGGCACCGCGATCGTCGACACCACGGCACTCGACGAAGGCCAGTACGCGATCACTCGCGTCGACGATGGCTCTCTCGTGAGTCTCGACAACGACAGTACGACCGGTCCGGGTGACGACAGCTTCCTCGTCACCGGCCAGCAGGCTGGCCCTGCCAACGGAACGAACGCAAGCGCCAACGGAACCACGAACGCAACGGCCACGGAAACCGCCAACACGACGACCGAAAGCGCCAATGCGACGGGAGATCCCGACGGAGAGAACGCGACCGAAACGACGGTCGAAACGTCGACAGCGGCGGCGACCACGACGGCAGCGGCGACGGAGGAGACGAATGCGACCGCCGCCCAGACCGACGCCGGCGAAACGAACGGTAGCGGCCAAGCGACCGAGGAAGGCGGACCGGGCTTCACTGCGATCGCCGCGGTGGTTGCAGTGCTCGCTGCTGCGTTACTCGCGACTCGGCGGCGCTGA